One window from the genome of Crassostrea angulata isolate pt1a10 chromosome 2, ASM2561291v2, whole genome shotgun sequence encodes:
- the LOC128171252 gene encoding uncharacterized protein LOC128171252 isoform X7 gives MALKWFYVAITVAILSANYSCIAKIVRMPQQPSIQTLGLTVKPLNQSFSAYVLVFLGPSDTETEFNGDTLEVTKDVDEFKALMVNYNDNMNRRITLRSKSKGETISMYPNFNYNLLTKTSFIENTCYVQIEKDAMGERTKYTATVSSFADREDLGNLSMYFIAYIRDKSRIVELTTRHLNETENENVVSYYKYLDTYHSVRKTDSYNEYYAILNYPAIEADGITVQSFGFVLYVSSSDYYGNDMTINRSWYYKII, from the exons ATGGcattaaaatggttttatgtcGCCATAACAGTGGCCATTTTGTCTGCAAACTACAGCTGT ATTGCTAAAATCGTTCGCATGCCCCAGCAACCATCAATACAAACGCTGGGTCTGACTGTTAAACCTTTGAATCAAAGCTTCTCCGCGTATGTTCTTGTTTTCCTTGGACCTTCCGATACAGAGACTGAATTCAACGGCGACACTCTGGAAGTCACCAAAG atgtaGATGAATTTAAAGCCTTAATGGTGAATTATAACGACAACATGAACAGGAGGATAACCTTAAGGTCGAAATCAAAAGGAGAAACCATTTCAATGTACCCAAACTTTAACTACAACCTCCTTACTAAAACAAGCTTTATTGAAAACACCTGCTACGTCCAGATAGAAAAGGATGCAATGGGAGAACGAACAAAATATACAGCTACAGTATCATCATTTGCAGACAGAGAGGACTTGGGGAATTTGTCCATGTATTTTATTGCATACATACGCGATAAATCACGCATTGTAGAACTAACGACACGCCATCTGAATgaaactgaaaatgaaaatgttgtcaGTTATTACAAATACCTCGACACTTACCATTCAGTACGTAAAACTGACAGTTACAATGAATACTATGCCATTCTGAACTATCCTGCAATCGAAGCGGATGGTATCACTGTCCAAAGTTTTGgctttgttttgtatgtttcaaGCTCAGATTATTATGGAAACGACATGACGATAAATCGCAGTTGGTATTATAAGATCATCTAA
- the LOC128171252 gene encoding uncharacterized protein LOC128171252 isoform X6, giving the protein MALKWFYVAITVAILSANYSCIAKIVRMPQQPSIQTLGLTVKPLNESFSAYVLVILGPSDTEIEFNGDTLEVTKDEDEFEALMVNNNDNMNRRITLRSKSKGETISMYPNFNYNLLTKTSFIENTCYVQIEKDAMGERTKYTATVSSFADREDLDNLSKYFIAYLRDKTGAIVELTTRHLNEIENENIVSYYKYLDTYHSGSKTDIYNEYYAILNYPAIEANGITVQSFGFVLYVSSSDYYGNDMTINRSWYYKII; this is encoded by the exons ATGGcattaaaatggttttatgtcGCCATAACAGTGGCCATTTTGTCTGCAAACTACAGCTGT ATTGCTAAAATCGTTCGCATGCCCCAGCAACCATCAATACAAACGCTGGGACTGACAGTTAAACCTTTGAATGAAAGCTTCTCCGCGTATGTTCTTGTTATCCTTGGACCTTCCGATACAGAAATTGAATTCAACGGCGACACCCTGGAAGTCACCAAAG atgaagaTGAATTTGAAGCCTTAATGGTGAATAATAACGACAACATGAACAGGAGGATAACCTTAAGGTCGAAATCAAAAGGAGAAACCATTTCAATGTATCCAAACTTTAACTACAACCTCCTTACTAAAACAAGCTTTATTGAAAACACCTGCTACGTCCAGATAGAAAAGGATGCAATGGGAGAACGCACAAAATATACAGCTACAGTATCATCATTTGCAGACAGAGAGGACTTGGATAATTTGTCCAAGTATTTTATTGCATACTTACGCGATAAAACAGGCGCCATTGTAGAACTAACGACACGCCAtctgaatgaaattgaaaatgaaaatattgtcagTTATTACAAATACCTCGACACTTACCATTCAGGAAGTAAAACTGACATATACAATGAGTACTATGCCATTCTGAACTATCCCGCAATCGAAGCAAATGGTATCACTGTCCAAAGTTTTGgctttgttttgtatgtttcaaGCTCAGATTATTATGGAAACGACATGACGATAAATCGCAGTTGGTATTATAAGATCATCTAA
- the LOC128171252 gene encoding uncharacterized protein LOC128171252 isoform X9 → MLSANYSCIAKIVRMPQQPSIQTLGLTVKPLNQSFSAYVLVFLGPSDTETEFNGDTLEVTKDVDEFKALMVNYNDNMNRRITLRSKSKGETISMYPNFNYNLLTKTSFIENTCYVQIEKDAMGERTKYTATVSSFADREDLGNLSMYFIAYIRDKSRIVELTTRHLNETENENVVSYYKYLDTYHSVRKTDSYNEYYAILNYPAIEADGITVQSFGFVLYVSSSDYYGNDMTINRSWYYKII, encoded by the exons ATTGCTAAAATCGTTCGCATGCCCCAGCAACCATCAATACAAACGCTGGGTCTGACTGTTAAACCTTTGAATCAAAGCTTCTCCGCGTATGTTCTTGTTTTCCTTGGACCTTCCGATACAGAGACTGAATTCAACGGCGACACTCTGGAAGTCACCAAAG atgtaGATGAATTTAAAGCCTTAATGGTGAATTATAACGACAACATGAACAGGAGGATAACCTTAAGGTCGAAATCAAAAGGAGAAACCATTTCAATGTACCCAAACTTTAACTACAACCTCCTTACTAAAACAAGCTTTATTGAAAACACCTGCTACGTCCAGATAGAAAAGGATGCAATGGGAGAACGAACAAAATATACAGCTACAGTATCATCATTTGCAGACAGAGAGGACTTGGGGAATTTGTCCATGTATTTTATTGCATACATACGCGATAAATCACGCATTGTAGAACTAACGACACGCCATCTGAATgaaactgaaaatgaaaatgttgtcaGTTATTACAAATACCTCGACACTTACCATTCAGTACGTAAAACTGACAGTTACAATGAATACTATGCCATTCTGAACTATCCTGCAATCGAAGCGGATGGTATCACTGTCCAAAGTTTTGgctttgttttgtatgtttcaaGCTCAGATTATTATGGAAACGACATGACGATAAATCGCAGTTGGTATTATAAGATCATCTAA
- the LOC128171252 gene encoding uncharacterized protein LOC128171252 isoform X8: MALKWFYVAIVTWTLSANYSCIAKIVRMPQQPSIQTLGLTVKPLNQSFSAYVLVFLGPSDTETEFNGDTLEVTKDVDEFKALMVNYNDNMNRRITLRSKSKGETISMYPNFNYNLLTKTSFIENTCYVQIEKDAMGERTKYTATVSSFADREDLGNLSMYFIAYIRDKSRIVELTTRHLNETENENVVSYYKYLDTYHSVRKTDSYNEYYAILNYPAIEADGITVQSFGFVLYVSSSDYYGNDMTINRSWYYKII, translated from the exons ATTGCTAAAATCGTTCGCATGCCCCAGCAACCATCAATACAAACGCTGGGTCTGACTGTTAAACCTTTGAATCAAAGCTTCTCCGCGTATGTTCTTGTTTTCCTTGGACCTTCCGATACAGAGACTGAATTCAACGGCGACACTCTGGAAGTCACCAAAG atgtaGATGAATTTAAAGCCTTAATGGTGAATTATAACGACAACATGAACAGGAGGATAACCTTAAGGTCGAAATCAAAAGGAGAAACCATTTCAATGTACCCAAACTTTAACTACAACCTCCTTACTAAAACAAGCTTTATTGAAAACACCTGCTACGTCCAGATAGAAAAGGATGCAATGGGAGAACGAACAAAATATACAGCTACAGTATCATCATTTGCAGACAGAGAGGACTTGGGGAATTTGTCCATGTATTTTATTGCATACATACGCGATAAATCACGCATTGTAGAACTAACGACACGCCATCTGAATgaaactgaaaatgaaaatgttgtcaGTTATTACAAATACCTCGACACTTACCATTCAGTACGTAAAACTGACAGTTACAATGAATACTATGCCATTCTGAACTATCCTGCAATCGAAGCGGATGGTATCACTGTCCAAAGTTTTGgctttgttttgtatgtttcaaGCTCAGATTATTATGGAAACGACATGACGATAAATCGCAGTTGGTATTATAAGATCATCTAA
- the LOC128171252 gene encoding uncharacterized protein LOC128171252 isoform X2 — protein sequence MTLKWFYVAIVIVAMVSANYSCIAKIVRMPQQPSIQTLGLTVKPLNESFSAYVLVILGPSDTEIEFNGDTLEVTKDEDEFEALMVNNNDNMNRRITLRSKSKGETISMYPNFNYNLLTKTSFIENTCYVQIEKDAMGERTKYTATVSSFADREDLDNLSKYFIAYLRDKTGAIVELTTRHLNEIENENIVSYYKYLDTYHSGSKTDIYNEYYAILNYPAIEANGITVQSFGFVLYVSSSDYYGNDMTINRSWYYKII from the exons ATGAcattaaaatggttttatgtcGCCATAGTAATAGTGGCCATGGTGTCTGCAAACTACAGCTGT ATTGCTAAAATCGTTCGCATGCCCCAGCAACCATCAATACAAACGCTGGGACTGACAGTTAAACCTTTGAATGAAAGCTTCTCCGCGTATGTTCTTGTTATCCTTGGACCTTCCGATACAGAAATTGAATTCAACGGCGACACCCTGGAAGTCACCAAAG atgaagaTGAATTTGAAGCCTTAATGGTGAATAATAACGACAACATGAACAGGAGGATAACCTTAAGGTCGAAATCAAAAGGAGAAACCATTTCAATGTATCCAAACTTTAACTACAACCTCCTTACTAAAACAAGCTTTATTGAAAACACCTGCTACGTCCAGATAGAAAAGGATGCAATGGGAGAACGCACAAAATATACAGCTACAGTATCATCATTTGCAGACAGAGAGGACTTGGATAATTTGTCCAAGTATTTTATTGCATACTTACGCGATAAAACAGGCGCCATTGTAGAACTAACGACACGCCAtctgaatgaaattgaaaatgaaaatattgtcagTTATTACAAATACCTCGACACTTACCATTCAGGAAGTAAAACTGACATATACAATGAGTACTATGCCATTCTGAACTATCCCGCAATCGAAGCAAATGGTATCACTGTCCAAAGTTTTGgctttgttttgtatgtttcaaGCTCAGATTATTATGGAAACGACATGACGATAAATCGCAGTTGGTATTATAAGATCATCTAA
- the LOC128174171 gene encoding uncharacterized protein LOC128174171, whose protein sequence is MNYAGYLLPVLATNIQMSITGYHSLRFILILFLNIHLCKSELGHSYSMLQYGRKLEKRMISSYINYSILDCVEECLRTTRCRSVNYHQGAHFCQTNFENWTNEPDLYIKNSGWIYSDIDNWDREITGACLQSDCAINEKCIPKPFNQFTCILSDCGVPSDEGYSMENVQENDAIGISRRIHVTCTAGYNKEGSELLVCRSDGVWKTNLKCTNNQFSKTACEKKEMKLDCAAGNISIVEAIKDCGPGMDITVIMNGLKPDLSTEVIKADPPDDGGPEERGKATPNDHPDGAGIFKLALLNALQDMREDVRKNRQQHQRCLNYIVPASSRIS, encoded by the exons ATGAATTACGCAGGTTATTTATTACCCGTGCTTGCAACAAACATACAAATGTCAATTACTGGATACCACAGTTTacgatttattttaattttatttctgaatatCCATCTGTGTAAGTCGGAACTCGGACATAGCTATTCGATGCTACAATATGGACGAAAACTGGAAAAAAGGATGATATCGTCGTATATTAATTACAGTATTCTGGATTGTGTGGAGGAATGTCTGAGAACAACACGATGTCGGTCCGTCAACTATCACCAGGGAGCCCACTTCTGTCAGACCAACTTTGAAAACTGGACAAATGAACCTGATCTCTACATAAAGAATTCTGGCTGGATATACAGCGATATAGACAACTGGGACAGG GAGATTACAGGAGCATGCTTGCAGTCAGACTGTGCCATTAACGAAAAGTGCATTCCAAAACCGTTTAACCAGTTCACCTGCATCCTTTCAG ATTGCGGAGTACCTAGTGATGAAGGCTACTCAATGGAAAATGTACAAGAAAACGATGCCATTGGTATATCAAGGAGAATTCATGTAACTTGTACAGCCGGATACAACAAAGAAGGTTCCGAACTCCTTGTTTGTCGATCTGACGGTGTCtggaaaacaaatttgaaatgcaCCAATAATC aattcagTAAAACGGCTTGTGAGAAAAAAGAGATGAAACTAGATTGCGCAGCTGGAAACATTAGCATCGTGGAAGCCAT AAAGGACTGTGGACCAGGGATGGACATCACCGTCATTATGAATGGCCTGAAACCAGACCTCAGCACAGAAGTAATCAAGGCGGACCCCCCAGACGATGGAGGACCTGAGGAACGTGGCAAAGCGACGCCGAACGACCACCCCGACGGTGCAGGAATCTTTAAACTTGCtcttttaaatgcattacaGGATATGCGTGAGGATGTGCGGAAAAACCGTCAGCAACACCAGCGATGCCTTAACTACATTGTACCAGCCTCTTCGAGAATATCTTAA
- the LOC128172113 gene encoding uncharacterized protein LOC128172113 codes for MAAPMKTCGFCKKNIRDKSYRSLASNISQDHYGNIFKILGIAMTGVLCNQCVNKLNRIRKLNGDIETKVVSLTEERDKLLATLKAMPGIVQQCVSTPRRGEKRPLVKQTPTPRSRLKKSLFSTPTRKCSPAPKVTPEKRVVTQVTRSTQTKQPREDFDVKITVKYPHGERSKYVNTEPEKSALKAMMNSKKPEAIMKHYRKNDKYKDAIVNVVKKEIQKEINVLVRRNGNVFQNQSSENLLKFDWTAVSHEFQAKAPYLHNILCGAANLDLRTKKKLPGVITSAAILLYTRSQGLNQLQYILGLIADKCGMTKEGLKILHDLGVVVSPTSIMKKKKQLVKQQEKQIMETVSTYVNHEQEFTRNASGLSPTAGLESDTEVTSLAACGDSETQGLPCHAAVVESEADKTQYHTGRTESSAENNLLFSAACEINDKSDTGDHLVQNIISKPKPIEILGDNLDVTISPAKMTMEKQRKSLHWFLVMAKQKRITAEDLNLPPDMLRERNDVLRVPTNSWIPSMVQTDSLCKNIVFHVSHILLKYIEFLKPASVSFPTYIAHPYMEKTKEKSIFLNCDLIEASENSSQGMITILQRIHHLAVPHVDNETPERIVFGGDVLTNERAFSTQEAMQNVPSEFESLSGLIHRPEGLHREMNFLLVY; via the exons ATGGCGGCGCCCATGAAGACGTGTggattttgtaagaaaaatatccGGGATAAGTCTTACAGGTCCTTAGCATCAAATATTAGCCAAGATCACTatggaaatattttcaaaatactggGAATAGCTATGACTGGCGTTCTTTGCAATCAGTGTGTGAATAAACTGAACAGAATAAGGAAATTAAATGGGGACATTGAGACGAAAGTTGTGTCGTTAACAGAAGAACGCGACAAACTTTTAGCGACACTCAAAGCAATGCCGGGCATTGTTCAACAGTGTGTAAGTACGCCTAGAAGAGGGGAAAAAAGACCGTTAGTTAAACAAACGCCGACACCAAGGTCAAGGCTCAAGAAAAGTTTATTTTCCACACCAACCCGTAAATGTAGTCCTGCACCTAAAGTCACACCAGAGAAAAGGGTTGTAACTCAAGTCACAAGGTCAACGCAGACAAAACAACCACGAGAAGATTTTGATGTTAAG atCACAGTCAAGTACCCACATGGTGAACGCTCTAAGTATGTTAACACTGAACCTGAAAAATCAGCCTTGAAAGCTATGATGAACAGCAAGAAACCTGAAGCAATTATGAAACATTACaggaaaaatgataaatacaagGATGCTATTGTGAATGTTGTGAAAAAAGAGATTCAGAAAGAAATTAATGTTCTTGTTAGAAGAAATGGAAATGTCTTCCAAAATCAAAGTTCAGAAAACCTTCTTAAATTTGATTGGACAGCTGTTTCTCATGAATTTCAAGCCAAAGCTCCTTACTTGCATAATATTCTATGTGGTGCGGCTAACCTGGATTTGAGAACCAAGAAAAAGTTGCCTGGTGTGATAACCTCTGCAGCTATATTACTTTACACAAGATCCCAAGGACTTAATCAGCTGCAGTATATCTTAGGACTTATCGCAGACAAATGTGGAATGACCAAAGAG GGTTTGAAAATACTTCATGATCTTGGTGTAGTTGTGTCGCCTACAAgcataatgaaaaagaaaaaacaacttGTGAAACAGCAAGAAAAACAGATTATGGAAACAGTTTCAACATATGTAAATCACGAACAAGAGTTCACAAGGAATGCTTCAGGACTGTCTCCTACTGCAGGGCTTGAAAGTGATACAGAAGTAACTTCGCTTGCTGCTTGTGGAGACAGTGAGACACAAGGCTTACCGTGCCATGCTGCTGTTGTTGAAAGTGAAGCAGACAAAACACAGTACCATACTGGTAGAACTGAAAGTAGTGCAGAAAACAATTTGCTTTTTTCTGCTGCATgtgaaattaatgataaatcTGATACAGGAGATCATTtagttcagaacattatttcaAAACCAAAGCCAATAGAAATTCTTGGGGATAATTTGGACGTCACGATCAGTCCAGCAAAGATGACCATGGAGAAACAGCGCAAGAGCTTACACTGGTTCCTAGTCATGGCCAAGCAAAAACGAATTACAGCAGAGGACTTGAATTTACCGCCCGATATGTTGAGAGAAAGAAATGATGTTTTACGTGTACCAACAAATAGTTGGATACCATCGATGGTACAGACTGACAGCCTTTGTAAAAACATTGTTTTCCATGTATCTCACATCCTGCTGAAGtatattgaatttttgaaacctgCAAGTGTAAGCTTTCCAACTTATATTGCACATCCATACATGGAGAAGACAAAGGAGAAGTCTATTTTTCTCAATTGTGACCTAATTGAAGCCAGTGAGAATTCTTCTCAAG GCATGATTACTATACTTCAAAGAATCCATCACCTAGCAGTTCCACATGTAGACAATGAAACGCCAGAAAGAATTGTGTTCGGTGGAGACGTTCTGACGAATGAGAGAGCTTTTTCTACGCAGGAGGCCATGCAGAATGTCCCATCTGAATTTGAGAGCCTTAGTGGATTAATTCACAGGCCAGAGGGATTGCACAGGGAAATGAACTT